In Calditrichota bacterium, the genomic stretch GCATCGGCAAATCCGGTTGAAATAAGCTTCAGTTTTCCCGGATGGGAAGCAATGTCCCCTGCGGCAAAAACCCCCGGCAGATTGGTTTGCATGGTTTGATCCACTTTGATGGAATTGCCTTCGATTTCGATTCCCCAGTTTTTGATCGGCCCCAAATTGGTAATAAAACCGATAAAACTCAAAACCGCATCCACTTCGATTTTCTTTTCCGAACCGTCCACATTGTTGACGATGGTCACAGCCTCCACATGCTCCTCTCCGTGAATTTCCTTCAACTGATGGTGAATGTAGGTTTTTATTTTGGGAGACGCCATCAGCTTTTTCACGCTGTCTTCGTGCCCCTGAAACTGCTTCAGCATGTGAATGTGGGTAATTTCTTTGGCAATCGGCTCAAGCGTCAGCGACCAATCCAGGGCCGAATCGCCTCCGCCGATTATCAGCAAACGTTGGTCCCGAAAGTCCTCGGGATTGTGTACCACATAATAAACCCCGCGGCCCTCCATTTCTTCCACATTGGGCACCGAAAGCTTCCGCGGCATAAACGCGCCCGCTCCCGCGGCAATGACCACGGTTTTGGT encodes the following:
- a CDS encoding NAD(P)/FAD-dependent oxidoreductase, coding for LAEDLIANLREQAAQYRPEIITESKVVDLKVNGPMDIELTTESGDTHLTKTVVIAAGAGAFMPRKLSVPNVEEMEGRGVYYVVHNPEDFRDQRLLIIGGGDSALDWSLTLEPIAKEITHIHMLKQFQGHEDSVKKLMASPKIKTYIHHQLKEIHGEEHVEAVTIVNNVDGSEKKIEVDAVLSFIGFITNLGPIKNWGIEIEGNSIKVDQTMQTNLPGVFAAGDIASHPGKLKLISTGFADAAVAVNNAKHFIEPKARVYPGHSSHTVEKKKKQEK